The Candidatus Rokuibacteriota bacterium DNA window CCGTGACCCGGCTCTCGCCGCCCGCCGCCGGCGTACGCGCGAAGACGATCGCGAGATCCGCGACGGTGCCGTTGGTGATCCACATCTTGGTGCCGCGCAGCACCCACCGGTCGCCCTTTCGCACCGCCTGCGTCTGCAGGCTCGCCGAGTCCGAGCCGCTGTTGGGCTCGGTGAGGCAGAAGCAGCCGATCTTCCGGAGGGCCGCGAGCTCCGGGAGGTAGCGCCGCTTCTGCGCCTCGGTCCCGAAGCCGAGGACCGCGAGGGTCGCCAGCGAGGTGTGGACGTTGTAGAAGCTCCGGACGACGTTGCAGACGCGCGAGAGCTCCTCGGCCACGAGCCCGTGGCTCAGGTAGTCCATCTCCGAGCCACCGTACTCCTCGGGCAGGATCCCGGCGAAGAGGCCCTGCTTCGCCAGCTCGTCCAGCACGTCGCGCGGGAAGCGCCCCGCCCGGCTGTACTCGCGCACGCGCGGGGCGATGATCCGCTCGGCCCACGCCGCGACGCTGTCGCGGACGAGGACCTGGGTCGGCGTGAGGTCGAAATCCATGGGTCAACGCCTCCGTGGGGCACGGGCGGCCGGCGCCCGGTGGGCCGACCCGACGCGCCCGCCGCTGTCCGCGGCGAGCGCCAGGCCGAGGTGCTCCGAATCGTGTCCCGTCCATCGACTCGCGTCGCGGGTACCTGTCAAGGACATCAGGCCGGCCGGGCGCGCGCGGTCACCCGGACCTCCGGCGTGTCGAGCCGCACCGAGGCGAACCGCCGCTCCGTGACCAGGGCGCGGACCAGGTCGACGAGCGGCGTGGCGACCGAGGGCGGGCGTCCGGCGAGGGGAGGCGCGGCCAGCATCGCCTCGACGTGCTCCTCGGGAAACATGATCGGCAGGAGAACGTCCTCGTCGGAGATTCCCCCGCCGAACCTTGCACGCACTCGTTCGATGACTGACTTTTCGGGCTCCCGACTGGTATACAGCCGTGCGGCTGGCGTCTGGTGGATCCGGTCGAGGACGTCCGGCGCAAGGGGCGCGAGCGGTTTCCCATAATGCCCCAGCGCGTACCGGATCACCTCGTCGGGCACCGTCCGGTACCGTTCTCCCTGCACGACGTTGATCACCGCCTGGGTCCCCACCAGCTGTGAGGTCGGCGTGACCATGTTGACGTAGCCGAGTTCTTCTCGGACCCGCGCTGCCTCCTCGAGGATCTCGTCGAGCTTGTGCTCGAGGCCGATCCGGCTGATCAGGGAGAAGGTCGAGCTTGGGCCAAGCACCGAGCTGGGCCCCGGCCCGACGATCCTGCGCCCACGAAACGCCTCGATCTCGTCTCGTCCGATCCCGGCGTCCTGGATGCACTCGGTGAAGGCTTCGATGATAAGGTCTTCGGCGGGCTTGTCCCAGTGCTCGCCGAACCTGAAGCACCCAGTGCTCCGTCTTCGGTCCTCTGAGCGTCTCACACGTCCATCTCGCGGATGGATCCCGCGGCGCGAATCCTTGCTTGGGTTCGCTCCTGGATCTCCTCGACAGTGAAGCCGGGCGCGATCTCCCTGAGGACGAACTCGCCATGGGCGATTTCGATGACCGCCAGCTCAGTGATGACCAGGGAGACGCAGCGGCCGGCCGTCAGCGGATAGGTGCAGCGCTCGACCAGTTTCGCCTCGCCACTCTTGCTCGTATGCTTCATGACGACCACCACCCGCTTGGCCCCAGCGGCAAGGTCCATTGCGCCTCCCACACCCCCCAGGACACGGTCCGGCACCTTCCAGTTGGCCAGGTCGCCGCTGGACGAGACCTGTAACCCGCCGAGGATCGCCAGGTCGAGATGGCCTCCCCGAATCATCGCGAACGACTCGACGCTGGGGAAGATCGAGGCGCCCGGCAGCAAGGTGACTGGCCGCTTCCCGGCGTCGATGATGTCACGATCTTCCTGTCCGGCCGGGGGCGGCGGCCCCATCCCGAGGATCCCGTTCTCCGACTGGAAGAACACGGTTCGACCGGGGGGGATGTGCTCGAGGATCAGCGTCGGCAGCCCGATGCCCAGGTTGACGAAGCCGCCATCCGGGAGCTCGCGAGCCGCGCGGCGGACGATCGCATCGCGGGTCAATGGACGTCCCATGAATACCCCACGACGACCAGCCGGTCCACGTAGATGCCGGGAGTCCGCACCTGATCGGGGGGGATCTCCCCGGGTTCCACGAGTTCCGCCACTTCGGCGATGGTGACGTCGGCAGCGGCCGCCATCGTCGGGTTGAAGTTGCAGGCGGCGTAACGGTACGCCAAATTGCCGAATCGATCCGCGCGATGAGCCCGCACCAGGGCGAAGTCGGCGTGAAGCGGCAGCTCGAGAACATACTCGCGGCCATCGATGATCCGTCTCTCCTTGCCTTCAGCGAGCGGGGTGCCAACGGCGACGGTAGTGTAGAAGCCTCCGATCCCTGCCCCGCCCGCCCGGATCCGCTCGATGAAGGTGCCCTGCGGAAGGGTCTCGATGTCGACCTCCCCTCGGAGGAACTGCTCCTCGACGGCTCCTTGCTTGCGCTGTCCCGGAAAGGTGCAGATTACCTTTTGTACCTGCCGGTTCCGGACCAGCGTCTCGATGCCGCCTCCCTCCATCAGACCGGCGTTATTGTTGATGAAGGTGAGCCTCTTTGCTCCCGTCTCGGCCAGCGCCGCGAGCAGCGCCTCGGGCACGCCCGATCCGCCGAACCCACCCACCATGATCGACGCCCCGTCCGGGATGCCGGCCACCGCGCCACCCGGTGACGGATAGACCTTCACCATTGGTCCCTGGCCATCATGCCGATGTCGGCTCGACGCCGGCAAAGGTCTCGGGAAGACCCCAGAACTCCACGAACTCCCGCCTGAAGCGCTCCGACGCGGCCAGACACTGGTTCAGCGCGGCTCGGGCCGGCTCGGGCAGTTCACCAGCGAGAATTCGAAGGCGTTGCTGCTCGACGTACTGACCGGCGGGCATCCCGCGTGACCGTCGCCTGGCGCGGATCTCAGCTCGCCGGCGTCCCGTCGCGTTCTCATCGACGCTTCCATCGTTGACGACGACGCCGTAGACGTGCTCCGCGGTCCCCGGAGTGACGAGGCCGAGGCCCAGATCCGCGGCCACCGCCACGGGATTGCGTTCGAGCGGATCGCCGTAACCGCCGGTCGCGCCGTTTATCTGCTGCCAGAGCTGGTTGCGCCGGACCTCGCGCGCGATCACGACGGCATCGGTGCACTCGGTCACGCCGTCGCCGAGTCTGGTCCAGTCCGGCGTCAAGGAGTCGGCACCTTCGGAATGAGGTATGTCGAGGCGGGCAGCCACGAGCCGGCTCAGGTCGAAGCCCGAGACGATCCGGCGGTAGTTCGCGCTCGCGGGATAGCCGCCCATCAGGCCAGGGCTCGCGAAGACGCGGCTGCCGCCCATGCTCGACGCCATCTCGACCTGGTCCACGAGCGCGACGAGGTACAGCGATTCCAGCCCGCTTCCGCCCCGGTACTTGCCGAACCCGGGGTCGGGGTAGATCCGACGCCCGAGGTAGATCTGCGGAAACATCTTCTCCCAGAGCTCCACGTCGCCGCAGTCTCCCTGCGGGTTCCAGACGGCGTAACAGACGTCGACGCCATCCCTCACCGCGGTGGCGGGAACCCCCGAGCACGACAGCTCGAAGTTGTTGATGCTGAAGCGCCGGCCGTACTGGTCCACGCCGCCCGTTCGCATGGCGCTGGTGAGCCCGTGCCCGGCCGTCACCTCTTCGCGGAAACCGCGAGCGTAGTAGGCGAATGACAGGCACGTCGTGATGCCGCTGCAAGATACGATGGCCGTCGCCCAGTTGCCGACGGCATAGGACGGATCAGGAGGATTCAGGCAGGAATGCGGTAGGTGCCAGCGATCACCCTCGATCAGGTGCTGGATCCCATAGTTGTACTTGATATCGTAGAAGACGTTCTGGATCAGCATGCTGATCATGTTCCCGACGGTGGTCGGCTGGGATGCGTTGAACGAGTGGAGGCCCGCCGGAGACGTCCCATCGAAATCGAGGCGGATCTCCCCGTCGGGACTCACCTGGAGCTCGATTGGCATGATCAGCTCATGGTCACGGGCGTAACGGACTGGCTTGTCCTTCCACGGCACGGCGTGGAACGAGACGGCGCGGTACCGCCCCGGGAACAGCACCTGCGTGACGCGGGTGAGGCACGCGCGGCGGGTGTCCTCGATGTACTCGTACAGCGCGGGCAGGAAGTACTGTCGGCCGTACTCGGTGACGAGCGCCTTCACGCCGTCACGGATCAGCCGGCAGCCGGCGATGCGGGCGCGCTGGTCGAGGAGCCAGTACACGGGCGTCCGCGTCCCCCGCTCGATCATCACCTCGAGGTCGTGGCGGATGCGGTCATCCTCGGCCACCTTCACACACGGCAGGTAGATCCCTTCCTCGTAGCGAGTGAGGGCCGACACGGGGTTACCACCGGGTTCCGATGCACCGGTTTCGGGGACATGGGTCAGGCCGCCCGCCCAGCCGATCAGCTCATCGCCGGAGTAAATGGGAGTGACAATGGTCTGGTCCGGCGAGTGCGCGCCGCCCAGAAAAGGATCGTTGTTGAAGAAGTAGTCGCCCTCGCGGATGCCGACCAACTCCTCGTAGTCGTTCTCGAGGAGAAACCGGATCGTGCCGCTCATGCTCGACACGTGGAGCAGGAGGCCGGTGGAGAAGCACACCGACTCGCCCTCGGGAGTGAAAAAGGCGAAGATGCACTCGCCGATCTCCCTCACGACCGGAGAAGCCGAGACGCGCCGCGCGGTCTCACGCGCGTTCTGGACGAGCCCGGCGAGCCGCGTGTAAAGGATCTCCCACTTGACCGGATCGGCCTCCTTGAGGCTCAGCCCGGGGTATCGGCCCGCACCGACCTCGCGCTCTCGCGCCGTGAGTCGCTCTCGCAACATCCCCATGCGCGTCTCTCCTCGCGTCGTCGCCGCTACCTGAGCCAGGCGTTGAGGTGTTCGTCAATCTCCACCCGCCGATCGGGAGGCACGACCAGTGTCGTCGACGAGTTCTCGATGATCGCCGGGCCGTTCACGACGGCGCCCGGTGACTGCTCGCCCCACTCGTACACCTGCGTGTCGACGCGGGTGGCGTCAAACCAGCAATGCCGGCGCCCCTTCGGTGAGGCGGATGAGTTCGAACGCCGCGCATACCGCCGCAGCTTCGGCTTGGTCTTCTCGACCGCCGCCACGAGGCCGACCTCGAAGATGTCGTATCCGGCGCGCGTATACTTTGCCGCGCTCGCGTAGATACGCTCGTAGTCCGTCTCGAAGGCCGTGATCAGCGCGTCCCACTCCTGCACGGTCGAGATCCTCGAGACAGGTGATGTGATGATCAGGTCGTCGAGCTGCCGGCTGTAGCGGACCATCGCGAGCCGGCGGAATCGGATCTGCCCGGCGACGAAGCCCTCGCGCCGCAATTGCTGGCTGGCTTGCGCCTCCAACTCCTCCCAGACTTGGTTGATCCGCGTGCCGAGATCGAGCTTTACGTGCGCGACCGCTGTCGGCGGCACCACGACGTTCACCGCGCGGATGTAGTGATGCTCGTAGTCGGCGGCGGCGGCGCCGAACGCCGAGAAGGCGGCGGAGAACGGCAGCGCGAGCACGCCCCCGAGCGGGACGCCCGACGTGTAGCCGGCAGCGTGGGTAGGGCCGGCGCCGCCAAAGGCAAGGAGGTGATAGCGACTCACCTCACCGCCATGGGCCATCACCATCCCGAGGAGGGCGTCGCGCATCTTGACGTCGACGAGGCGCTTGATCCCCGTCGCCGCCTCGGGCACCGAGATCCCGAGCGGCCGCCCTACTCGCTCCTCGATCGCGCGCCAGGCGCGCTCGGCGCTGAGCTTGATGCGTCCTCCCAGGAAGTAGTCGGGATCGAGATAGCCGAGGGCGACGTCCGCGTCGCTGACGGTGGGATTCTCGCCGCCCCGGTCGTAGCAGGCTGGGCCCGGTTTCGCGCCGGCGCTGTCCGGTCCCACTTGCAGCCGTCGGGTGAGCGGGTCGACCCAGGCGATCGTTCCTCCTCCTGCGCCGATGGAGCTCACCTGCGCCACCGGCACGCCGAGAACCATCCCTGAGCAGACCGGTTCTCGGTCCACCGTGATCCGGCCCCCGTTGACGAGTCCGACGTCGAAGCTGGTGCCGCCGACGTCCGTCGTGATGACGTTGTCGAAGCCGTAGAGGTGGCCGATGTACTGGCCGCCGATGAGACCGCCCACCGGGCCGGACTGCACGGTCTCGACGGCCTTGATGTCACGACCAGCGGCGAGCCCTCCGGACGACTGCATGACCTGCAGCGCGCCGCGAAATCCCCCGGTCGCGAGTCGCTCCTCGATGCGGCCGAGCGCCGCGCGGAAGCACGGCGAGGTGTAGGCCTCGATCACCGTGGCATTCAGCCGGGAGAGCTCCCGGAGGACGGGGCTGACGTCGACGCTCGAATAGACCGGAATCTGCACGCCGCGCTCCGCGGCGAGGCCACGAATCAGCTCGGCGGCCCGACGCTCGTGGGAGGGGTTCTGCCACGAGAACAAGAAGCAGATCACGATAGCCTCGACGCCCGCGGCGATCAGCTCGTCCCCCGCCCGGCGGACCTCATGCTCGTAGAGCGGGACTCTCTCGCTGCCGAGGCAGTCGACGCGCTCGGTCACGCCCTTCATCCGATCGAGTGGGATGAGGGGCGTCGTGTGCCGGTGGACACGATAGTGGATGCGGTCCTCCAGGTCGTGCTCCTCCCAGGTCTGCCGGCCGCGCTCGATCATGAGCACCTGCTCGAAGCCTTTCGTGACGATGCCGCCGAGCCGCACGCCGCCGCGGGTCAGAAGGGTGTTCAGCACGATCGTCGTCCCGTACCCGATCACCGTGAGCTCGCCGCAGAGATCGTCGAGCGAGATGCCGAGCTCTCTCGCCGCATCCTCGAGCGAGTCGAAGTAGCCGCTCGCGACGTCGTCCGGCGTGGTGGACGCCTTGGCGACGAGGAAGTCGCCGTCCTCGTCGACGACGAACGTATCGGTGAAGGTGCCGCCGGTGTCGGTGTAGCAGAGCTTCTGGCGACGCCGTCCGGAGCTGCTCATCCGCCAGCTTCTCGGCGTGACGGAACCGGCACGTCGCCGAAGACCCGCTCGCGCAGTGCCGCATGCTCGGAGTAGAAGCCCGCGATATCGGGCAGCGCCGCGAACGTGAAGGGATAGCCGGGCGGCACCGCCTCCGTGTCGAGCAGACTGTCGCAGCCGGGGCAGTAGAACTCACGGAGGATCATCCAGTCAGGATCTGCGGCGCGTGGCCCCTGGTAGATCTCACCATCCCGGCAGTCGCGCTCGTAAACCGAGGCGCCGAGCTTCCAGTTGCGCCGATAGTCACCGAACTCGTGACCGCACGCGCATTTGACGATCAGGTCGCCACGCCTCAGGACGACATACAGGTGTTCCTGGAGAGGCACGACGATGCGCTCGTGCCACGGCACGCGTCCCTGCTCGATCTCGAGGATCTTCTCGAACCGGTTCTCCTCCTTCGGGCGGCTCTGGATCTCCTGCAGAGTCGCGTCGGGGACTTCGCCGTCCAACAGTTGCTGCAGGATGGCTTTCGGCCAGTCTACCGGCTCGCGTCTCCATGCCATCGCGATTCTCCCTGTGACGCGTGGAGCGCTGAGGACTAGTCGGCGTACAACATCGCCTTGCGAGCGTCGGGCTCGATGAGCGACCAGATCGAGCGGCAGATCTCCCCGAACGCCGCGGTCGCCTGGACGTCGTCGGTGCGAGGGCGCGGAATGTCGTTGTCGACGGTCTTGATGACCCGTCCGGGCCGCGTCGACATGACGAAAATCCGATCCGACAGGAGCACCGCTTCCTCGATGCTGTGCGTGATGTAGATCATCGTCTTTCGCTGCTCGCGCGGCCGGTCGTCCCCCCAGATCTTCAAGAGCTCGCTCTGGAGGATTCGCCGCGTCTGCGCGTCCACCGAAATCAGCGGCTCGTCGAGCAGGACCAGCTCGGGATCGTTCACGAGCGTTCGGGCAAGCGCGGCGCGCTGCTTCATGCCCCCGGACAGCTCGTGCGGATAGGCGTCGGCGAAGCCCGCGAGGCCGACCAACTCGATGAAGTCCTGCACGCGTCTGGCACGCTCCGGCTTCCGGAAGCCGCGGTACCGCAGCCCCAGCTCGACGTTGTGAAAGACGGTCTTCCAGGGAAGCAGGGCGTAATGCTGGAAAATCATGCCCCGCTTCCAGCTCGGGCCCTGCACCCGCTCGCCCCTGAAGTACACGTCTCCATCGCTGGCGCCCTCGATTCCGGCAATGATCCGCGCCAGCGTGGACTTCCCGCAACCGCTCGGACCGACGAGTGCGATGAACTCGCCCTCGTCGATCGTGAAGGAGGCGTCGGACAACGCGAGGACGTTGCCGCGCCCACGCCGGGCGGCAAACATCTTGGAGATCTTCTCCGCCGAGAGGATGTGCGGCATGGCGTCGGCCTCAGTGGACGTCCCAGGGCGTGAGCCGCTGCTGCACGTATCGCATGATCCTGTCGGAAAGGAACCCCAGCGCGCCAACGATGACCATGCCGATGATCACGACCGGCGTGTTCACGTACTCCCGGGCCATGGTCATCATGTAGCCCAGGCCGCTCTGGGCGCCGGTAAGCTCGGCGGCGACGAGGACCATCCAGGCGATGCCGATCGAGATCCGAACGCCGGTGAGGGCCACGGGGAGCATCCCGGGAAGCACCACGTCCTTGATGACATCGCGCGGTTTGCCGCCGAGCGTCAGCACGCCGTACACCGCCTCGCGATCGATGCCCCGCACGCCGGCGATCGTGTTCAGCAGGATCGGAAAGAACGTCCCGAGGAAGATGATGTAGACCTTCTGCAGTTCGCCGACGCCGAACCACAGGACGCTCAGCGGGATCCAGGCGATGGGCGGCACGGGACGCAGCAGCTCCACGAAGGGATCGACGACACGATTGACGCTTCGCCACCACCCCATGGCGACACCCAGCGGGATGGCCACCAGGATGGCGAGGAAAAACCCCGACAGCGCCCGGGTCGCGCTGGCGAGGATGTGGCCGTACGTGTCGACGTCGGCGAGAGCCTGGATGAGCTTGACGAAGATGACCTGGACCGGTGGCAGGAGCGCCGCGAAGCGAGGATCGATCGCGTAGAGCGAGATGATCTGCCAGGCCACCAGCGCGACGCCGATGAGCGCGACGCGGCTCAGCCCGTCGAGGACGAAGTGCGGTGTGGCGAATCGCCGCCGCCTGGCAGTCGCGCTCGAGTTCCGCACCGGTCACTTCCCGGGCTGGTACCACACTCCGAAGTAGTACCAGGGCTTTGACACATCAGCGGGCTGCGGCCAGGGGATCGGCACGTTCATCTCCGACACGAGGTACATCTTGTCCGGGAAGTAGAGACTTCCCTTGTTCACGTCGGCGATGGCGTCCTTCGCCGTGAAGCCGGGCCGCATCCACGAAGAGTCGTTCCTGACCCAGCCGAGCTTCTTGAACGTCCGGTCGACGAAACTCGTGTCGTAGCTCGCCTTGACCTCCGCGGCGCTGAGCTTCTTCGGTAGCTGCTTCCATTCCACGAGGAGGCCGCTCAGGAACTCCGCCTCCGCGGCGATGAGGTCGACCGCCGGGTAGTTCGCGCTCGGCGGCAGCTTCGCGTAGAGGTTGTTGACGTCCCTCCACTGCGGGGCTAGCTTCGTCTGCTTTAGCGCGGGGACCATGTCGCGGTACAGCCTCATCGCCTCGGCGGGGTTCTTGTAGGCCCACGCGAAGGCCTCCATCGTCATGTCGACGACGGCCTGCGCGACATCCGGAGCGTTCCGGATAATGTCCTCGTGCATGTACATCGTGTAGAAGTTGTAGTGGGCATACAGCGGCCAGCGCTCCTTCAGGAACCCCTCGAGTTCGCCGTTGTAGATGCCGAAGGAGAGCGCGACCGCCGCGTCGAGACCCTTCGGCATGGTCGCGGCCTCGGCCCAGCCCATCGGCACAACCTTCACCTTGTTTAGGTCGACGCCGTGATGCCTTCCGAAGGCGGCGAACATGTACTGCGCAGACGAGCCGACCGCCATGCCGACCCGCTTACCCTCGAGGTCCTTCGGTGTCTTCAGGTCGCTGTTCGGAGGGACGACGAGCGAGACCGGGTAGGAAATCATCGAGACGAGGAGGCCTTTCGCCGGCAGCCTCTTGCTCATGATGGACACGTACGGGCCTTCACCGACCCAGGCGATCTGGATCTGTCCTCCGGCGAAGGCCTCGTTCTGAGGAGGCCCACCGGCGAAGGGCGCGAACTGGACCTCGAGACCACGCTTGCGCGCGAGGTCCATGTGTTTGATGACCCCTGTATAGGCGTCGTAGAAGGCGATCGTCGCATGGCCCCACTTGAGCGGCCAGTAGCCGCGGCTCTTCAGCCACTGGACCGACTTCTCCGACACCTTCTCGTAGGGCAAGGGCCAGCCACCCTCAGTGAACTGTTCGGCAGCGAGGCCGGGAGTCGGGTACGCGATCATCGTGAGCGGCAGGGCGAAGAAGAGGAGAACGGACACGAGCGCGGGAGCAATTGCTCGCTTCATGGATTCCCTCCGGCGTTGCGATCCATGGGGCCTGGTCGGTACAGCGCACCGCTGCCATCTGGTCCGGATGTCGGAACAACTTTCCGTATATCGTGGCCTGTACCTCTACTCGCCTCGGGATTGCCTGTCAAGGACATCAGGCCGGCCGGGCGCGCGCGGTCACCCGGACCTGCGCCGTGTCGAGCCGCACCGAGGCGAACCGTCGCTCCGTCAGCAGGGCGCGGACCAGGTCGACGAGCGGCGTGGCGACCGAGGGCGGGCGGCCGGCGAGGGGCGGCGCGGCCAGCATCGCCTCGACGTGCTCCTCCGGAAACATGATCCGGAGCAGCAGCTCCTCGTCGGTGATGCGGCCGCCGAACCTCGCCCGGACGCGCTCCACCATCGGCGCAGGGGGTTCCACCCGCGCGTGCTCACGCGCGGCCGGTGTCGCGAGGATCCGGTCCATGACGGCGGGGTCGATGGGGGCCAGCGGCCTGCCGTAGTGACCGAGCGCGTACTTCACGACCTCCACCGGGATCGTGCGATAGCGCTCCCCCTGGACCACGTTGATGACCGCCTGCGTGCCGACGAGCTGGGAGGTCGGCGTGACCATGTTGAGGTACCCGAGCTCCTCGCGTACCCGGGCGATCTCCTCCAGGACCTCGTCGAGCCGGTCCGCCAGGCCGGCCTCCGCCAGCTGGGCAGTGAGATTCGTCATCATGCCGC harbors:
- a CDS encoding ABC transporter permease, translated to MRNSSATARRRRFATPHFVLDGLSRVALIGVALVAWQIISLYAIDPRFAALLPPVQVIFVKLIQALADVDTYGHILASATRALSGFFLAILVAIPLGVAMGWWRSVNRVVDPFVELLRPVPPIAWIPLSVLWFGVGELQKVYIIFLGTFFPILLNTIAGVRGIDREAVYGVLTLGGKPRDVIKDVVLPGMLPVALTGVRISIGIAWMVLVAAELTGAQSGLGYMMTMAREYVNTPVVIIGMVIVGALGFLSDRIMRYVQQRLTPWDVH
- a CDS encoding 3-oxoacid CoA-transferase subunit A — translated: MVKVYPSPGGAVAGIPDGASIMVGGFGGSGVPEALLAALAETGAKRLTFINNNAGLMEGGGIETLVRNRQVQKVICTFPGQRKQGAVEEQFLRGEVDIETLPQGTFIERIRAGGAGIGGFYTTVAVGTPLAEGKERRIIDGREYVLELPLHADFALVRAHRADRFGNLAYRYAACNFNPTMAAAADVTIAEVAELVEPGEIPPDQVRTPGIYVDRLVVVGYSWDVH
- a CDS encoding acetone carboxylase subunit gamma; this translates as MAWRREPVDWPKAILQQLLDGEVPDATLQEIQSRPKEENRFEKILEIEQGRVPWHERIVVPLQEHLYVVLRRGDLIVKCACGHEFGDYRRNWKLGASVYERDCRDGEIYQGPRAADPDWMILREFYCPGCDSLLDTEAVPPGYPFTFAALPDIAGFYSEHAALRERVFGDVPVPSRREAGG
- a CDS encoding hydantoinase/oxoprolinase family protein; the protein is MSSSGRRRQKLCYTDTGGTFTDTFVVDEDGDFLVAKASTTPDDVASGYFDSLEDAARELGISLDDLCGELTVIGYGTTIVLNTLLTRGGVRLGGIVTKGFEQVLMIERGRQTWEEHDLEDRIHYRVHRHTTPLIPLDRMKGVTERVDCLGSERVPLYEHEVRRAGDELIAAGVEAIVICFLFSWQNPSHERRAAELIRGLAAERGVQIPVYSSVDVSPVLRELSRLNATVIEAYTSPCFRAALGRIEERLATGGFRGALQVMQSSGGLAAGRDIKAVETVQSGPVGGLIGGQYIGHLYGFDNVITTDVGGTSFDVGLVNGGRITVDREPVCSGMVLGVPVAQVSSIGAGGGTIAWVDPLTRRLQVGPDSAGAKPGPACYDRGGENPTVSDADVALGYLDPDYFLGGRIKLSAERAWRAIEERVGRPLGISVPEAATGIKRLVDVKMRDALLGMVMAHGGEVSRYHLLAFGGAGPTHAAGYTSGVPLGGVLALPFSAAFSAFGAAAADYEHHYIRAVNVVVPPTAVAHVKLDLGTRINQVWEELEAQASQQLRREGFVAGQIRFRRLAMVRYSRQLDDLIITSPVSRISTVQEWDALITAFETDYERIYASAAKYTRAGYDIFEVGLVAAVEKTKPKLRRYARRSNSSASPKGRRHCWFDATRVDTQVYEWGEQSPGAVVNGPAIIENSSTTLVVPPDRRVEIDEHLNAWLR
- a CDS encoding ABC transporter substrate-binding protein produces the protein MKRAIAPALVSVLLFFALPLTMIAYPTPGLAAEQFTEGGWPLPYEKVSEKSVQWLKSRGYWPLKWGHATIAFYDAYTGVIKHMDLARKRGLEVQFAPFAGGPPQNEAFAGGQIQIAWVGEGPYVSIMSKRLPAKGLLVSMISYPVSLVVPPNSDLKTPKDLEGKRVGMAVGSSAQYMFAAFGRHHGVDLNKVKVVPMGWAEAATMPKGLDAAVALSFGIYNGELEGFLKERWPLYAHYNFYTMYMHEDIIRNAPDVAQAVVDMTMEAFAWAYKNPAEAMRLYRDMVPALKQTKLAPQWRDVNNLYAKLPPSANYPAVDLIAAEAEFLSGLLVEWKQLPKKLSAAEVKASYDTSFVDRTFKKLGWVRNDSSWMRPGFTAKDAIADVNKGSLYFPDKMYLVSEMNVPIPWPQPADVSKPWYYFGVWYQPGK
- a CDS encoding hydantoinase B/oxoprolinase family protein; this translates as MGMLRERLTAREREVGAGRYPGLSLKEADPVKWEILYTRLAGLVQNARETARRVSASPVVREIGECIFAFFTPEGESVCFSTGLLLHVSSMSGTIRFLLENDYEELVGIREGDYFFNNDPFLGGAHSPDQTIVTPIYSGDELIGWAGGLTHVPETGASEPGGNPVSALTRYEEGIYLPCVKVAEDDRIRHDLEVMIERGTRTPVYWLLDQRARIAGCRLIRDGVKALVTEYGRQYFLPALYEYIEDTRRACLTRVTQVLFPGRYRAVSFHAVPWKDKPVRYARDHELIMPIELQVSPDGEIRLDFDGTSPAGLHSFNASQPTTVGNMISMLIQNVFYDIKYNYGIQHLIEGDRWHLPHSCLNPPDPSYAVGNWATAIVSCSGITTCLSFAYYARGFREEVTAGHGLTSAMRTGGVDQYGRRFSINNFELSCSGVPATAVRDGVDVCYAVWNPQGDCGDVELWEKMFPQIYLGRRIYPDPGFGKYRGGSGLESLYLVALVDQVEMASSMGGSRVFASPGLMGGYPASANYRRIVSGFDLSRLVAARLDIPHSEGADSLTPDWTRLGDGVTECTDAVVIAREVRRNQLWQQINGATGGYGDPLERNPVAVAADLGLGLVTPGTAEHVYGVVVNDGSVDENATGRRRAEIRARRRSRGMPAGQYVEQQRLRILAGELPEPARAALNQCLAASERFRREFVEFWGLPETFAGVEPTSA
- a CDS encoding ABC transporter ATP-binding protein — encoded protein: MPHILSAEKISKMFAARRGRGNVLALSDASFTIDEGEFIALVGPSGCGKSTLARIIAGIEGASDGDVYFRGERVQGPSWKRGMIFQHYALLPWKTVFHNVELGLRYRGFRKPERARRVQDFIELVGLAGFADAYPHELSGGMKQRAALARTLVNDPELVLLDEPLISVDAQTRRILQSELLKIWGDDRPREQRKTMIYITHSIEEAVLLSDRIFVMSTRPGRVIKTVDNDIPRPRTDDVQATAAFGEICRSIWSLIEPDARKAMLYAD
- a CDS encoding CoA transferase subunit B; translation: MGRPLTRDAIVRRAARELPDGGFVNLGIGLPTLILEHIPPGRTVFFQSENGILGMGPPPPAGQEDRDIIDAGKRPVTLLPGASIFPSVESFAMIRGGHLDLAILGGLQVSSSGDLANWKVPDRVLGGVGGAMDLAAGAKRVVVVMKHTSKSGEAKLVERCTYPLTAGRCVSLVITELAVIEIAHGEFVLREIAPGFTVEEIQERTQARIRAAGSIREMDV
- a CDS encoding carboxyltransferase, whose translation is AISPLAHATSLPPTERMVDYARRLGRPAALEGEGLEAMAVHFRAEAEAAGKPLGRPVEYDPFHYRHQVPGGMMTNLTAQLAEAGLADRLDEVLEEIARVREELGYLNMVTPTSQLVGTQAVINVVQGERYRTIPVEVVKYALGHYGRPLAPIDPAVMDRILATPAAREHARVEPPAPMVERVRARFGGRITDEELLLRIMFPEEHVEAMLAAPPLAGRPPSVATPLVDLVRALLTERRFASVRLDTAQVRVTARARPA